GACTAAAGTACGCTTCGACGCACCACAGAATGACGCGCCGCATAAGGTCGTCGCGCACCGATCGCGGCGCCACGGTCGACGCTTCGACCATCTCGGTGAGCGTTACGATGACGCTACCCGGCCGCGCACCCACGGCGCGCTCGGCGCCGACATAGGTCCACACGCCATGGCGCAACGATTCTTCGTCCACCGGAGTCGCCGCGAGCGCCCTGGCAATCACCGATCGGAGATCCTGCGCGTCCTCGACCTCTGTCGGACTCAACTCTCTCGAGCGACGACCGCGCTGCCGATCCATTGTGCCCTCCTCACGAACACGGAGCAGGCTGACCGGGACGGCTCGGGCGGCGATGCGCGAGAGCGCAACACGGGACGCCAAGACGAGCGGCCGGCGCCACTCATCAGCTGTGAGAATAGTCTAATCGGCGGACCGCGTTCGCGCTCGCCAAAGATCGCCGCGTCGGCTGCCCATGTCGACGCTCGGGTCCGGTACGCACGGGGCCTCGCCCACCGTCACGGGTAGACCTAACGAGTATTCTGCCGACGCTTCAGCTCATTCCGGTAACTCGTGCTCGCGTAGATCGCGACCTCGACGCGTCGATTTGCCTGACGCCCGGTGGCGGTGGCGTTGGTGCCGAGTGGTTCCATCTCACCGCGACCGGCGGAGTGCAGTCTGCCGACCACGACGCCCTGCGTGACGAGGAACTCGCTGACGGAACGCGCACGGCGCTCGGACAGCGCCTGGTTATACGCGTCGCTTCTGACCGAGTCCGTGTAACCGACGATGAGCAGATCAGTATCGCGATACCGCTTGAGCGTCGTCGCGAGATTGCGCAGGTTCCGCTCGCCTTCCGGGCGAAGGCGGTCCGCGTCGAACTCGTACAGCCGCCCCGAGGTGAACGTTACCTGAATGCCTTCACCGACGCGCTCGACGGTCGCACCAGCGACCTGCTCCTGGATCTCCTTCGCTTGCCGATCCATCTGCTCGCCGATGATCGCGCCGGCCGCTCCCCCAGCTGTCGCGCCGATGATCGCGCCGCGGGTGGTCGAGCCGGTGTTATTGCCGGCGTCGCGATCGATGACGCCGCCCGCGGTCGCGCCAAATGCGGCGCCCTTCGGCTCGCGGTTGAGACTCGCGCAGCCGGCGAGAAGGAGCGCGATGAAGATGAGAATGAATGCGAGGGCCAGGTACGGACGACGGGCGCTCCAGCGGGCGGTGTGGTGCATTTGGAACCTCCGTGGCGGAGCGGCGCGCGGCGGGAAATGAAAAACCAGCCGAGCGGAGCCCCATTGGAATGGTACTCGCTCAGCCGGTTTCGCGATTTGCTCTTCTCGGGGCTTAGGCGATACCGAGTCTGACTCTGCGGCGCGCCCCGAGCATCATGGCATCTGAGATTAATAAATACTAACCGCCGGGCGCCCGGGAGTCAACGGCACTGGCGCATGCAGCTCGTTAGGTGTATCGCCTCAGCGGGGAGGACGGCATGAGCTCGAGATTCGCAAATTTGAACACCACCACGGCAGGAGGCATTGACTTTCCCAGCGTGAACAGGCAGGTTCAGGATTCTCAGATGCTGTGATCCCCGAGGCGCACGCGGACTTGCGCGTGCCGGGTCGCCAATGCCTTGGGCGGAGCAAATCGCGAAACCGGCTGAGCCGAGATCCACACCGTGGACCTCCCGCTCAACCGGTTTTGTTTTGTCTTTGCGCGTCGCTCGGCGACTGCGCTTGTCGGTCCAATGCTGGAGGCCATCGGGACCCGGTCATCCAGGCGCGGCCAGACAGGGCCCCCGATAGATAGTGAGGCTATATGCGTAACACGTCCTTAGCAACGATGCCCGCTTCGCACCTGTTGCTCGAGCTGCAGCGCCTCTTCGAGGTCAATGCCGACTTGCAGAGTATCAAGGGAACTGGGCAGCCCGCGTTGAACGAGTGGAGTCCGGCTGCCGACATCCTCGAGACGGCGGAAGCGTTGACCTTCGCCGTGGAAGTGCCGGGCGTCACCCCGAATCAGGTGCAGGTAACGACCGAAGACAACGTGCTCACCATCCGCGGAACGCGATCGGAGCGGCACGCTGGCAGAGAAGACGCACGTTTCCATCTCATTGAGCGGCACGACGGGAATTTCGTCCGCCGCTTCCAGCTCCCGCCGAACGTCAACGCGTCGATGA
This is a stretch of genomic DNA from Gemmatimonadaceae bacterium. It encodes these proteins:
- a CDS encoding OmpA family protein; this translates as MHHTARWSARRPYLALAFILIFIALLLAGCASLNREPKGAAFGATAGGVIDRDAGNNTGSTTRGAIIGATAGGAAGAIIGEQMDRQAKEIQEQVAGATVERVGEGIQVTFTSGRLYEFDADRLRPEGERNLRNLATTLKRYRDTDLLIVGYTDSVRSDAYNQALSERRARSVSEFLVTQGVVVGRLHSAGRGEMEPLGTNATATGRQANRRVEVAIYASTSYRNELKRRQNTR
- a CDS encoding Hsp20/alpha crystallin family protein, whose amino-acid sequence is MPASHLLLELQRLFEVNADLQSIKGTGQPALNEWSPAADILETAEALTFAVEVPGVTPNQVQVTTEDNVLTIRGTRSERHAGREDARFHLIERHDGNFVRRFQLPPNVNASMITAEYSLGMLELRVPKAALPQAIVIPVTTSAEHVGSAPRILRGEVQAALKTGSIPNGSSKTARAK